Proteins from a genomic interval of Bradyrhizobium sp. CCBAU 53340:
- a CDS encoding VOC family protein — MSRIFGSVCQNGYVVRNIREAMDHWINVMGVGPWFYVERGRPSHFRHRGQDSAIEVSIALANSGNLQIELIQQLNDAPSMYKEFIDSGCEGLHHMSYWTTDYDALYQRALSLGYRIGDEGAGPRGRFAYFDTQSHPGTVIELSDISSGKAQHFERIRQAAIDWDGSEPIRQMGGSKQ, encoded by the coding sequence ATGAGCCGCATTTTCGGTTCCGTCTGTCAGAACGGCTATGTCGTCCGCAACATTCGCGAGGCGATGGATCACTGGATCAACGTCATGGGCGTCGGTCCCTGGTTCTACGTCGAGCGGGGACGGCCCAGCCATTTCCGCCATCGCGGCCAGGACTCCGCGATCGAGGTAAGCATCGCGCTTGCCAATTCCGGCAATCTGCAGATCGAATTGATCCAGCAGCTCAATGATGCGCCCTCCATGTACAAGGAGTTTATCGACTCCGGCTGCGAGGGCCTGCATCACATGTCCTACTGGACCACCGACTATGATGCCCTCTACCAGCGCGCCCTCTCGCTCGGCTACAGGATCGGCGACGAGGGTGCCGGGCCGCGGGGCCGCTTCGCCTATTTCGACACGCAGTCCCATCCGGGCACCGTGATCGAGCTCTCCGACATCAGCAGCGGCAAGGCGCAACACTTCGAACGGATCCGGCAAGCGGCCATCGACTGGGACGGCTCGGAGCCGATCCGCCAGATGGGCGGATCGAAACAATAG
- a CDS encoding (2Fe-2S)-binding protein: MSGPIHAEDPIPAQRIALSITINGVRHDLDIAPAATLLDVIRDELRLTGTKKGCDMGGCGACTVLVAGRRIASCLALAATFSDAVVTTIEGVGTADCLHPLQAAFIRHDALQCGYCTPGQILSGIALLSEDPQSVEDIREGMSGNLCRCGAYPNIVAAIAEVAGL; this comes from the coding sequence ATGAGCGGCCCAATACATGCGGAAGATCCGATCCCGGCACAGCGCATCGCGCTTTCGATCACCATTAACGGCGTGCGCCATGACCTCGATATCGCTCCAGCGGCGACCCTTCTGGACGTCATCCGAGATGAGCTTCGCCTGACCGGCACCAAGAAGGGATGCGACATGGGCGGCTGCGGCGCCTGCACGGTTCTCGTCGCGGGCCGCCGCATCGCCTCGTGTCTTGCGCTCGCCGCCACCTTCAGCGACGCGGTCGTCACGACAATCGAAGGTGTCGGAACCGCCGACTGCCTGCATCCCTTGCAAGCCGCCTTCATCCGGCACGATGCACTTCAGTGCGGCTACTGCACTCCGGGTCAAATCCTGTCCGGCATTGCGTTGCTGTCGGAAGACCCGCAGTCGGTCGAGGACATCCGTGAGGGCATGAGCGGCAATCTGTGCCGCTGCGGGGCTTATCCCAACATCGTCGCGGCGATTGCCGAGGTCGCCGGATTATGA
- a CDS encoding xanthine dehydrogenase family protein subunit M yields MSGPSFGYVRATELDDAVAAGARPGATYLAGGTDLLPLWKAGLAAPQHVIDISRLSLADIFLDGSTLVLGALARLSDVAAHPDVKTRHPLVCEAILASASGQVRNLATIGGNLLQRTRCPYFRDRDLACNKHDPGSGCGARHGENRHAALFGASAGCVATHASDLAVALAALDTEIEVTNAVGERRLALQELYPLPSATTAPDSSLAAGDIITAIRLSDMSRFAPRSTYLKIRDRASFEFAVVSVAAALRIEDGVIAEARLAAGGVAPLPWRLRPSEAALVGRAPTEQAFVAAAELAIEGASPLEKNAFKIPLLRNAVIRALETVGGLS; encoded by the coding sequence ATGAGCGGTCCCTCGTTTGGTTATGTCCGTGCCACGGAGCTCGATGACGCTGTCGCGGCCGGCGCGCGGCCCGGTGCAACCTATCTGGCTGGCGGAACCGATCTGCTGCCGCTCTGGAAAGCGGGACTTGCAGCGCCGCAGCATGTGATCGATATCTCTCGGCTGTCGCTCGCCGACATCTTCCTTGATGGCAGCACACTGGTCCTGGGCGCACTTGCGCGATTGAGCGACGTCGCCGCTCATCCGGACGTGAAGACTCGCCACCCGTTGGTTTGCGAAGCAATCCTGGCCAGCGCGAGCGGACAGGTGCGAAATCTGGCAACCATCGGCGGAAACCTGCTGCAGCGGACGCGATGCCCCTATTTTCGCGACAGAGATTTGGCCTGCAACAAGCACGATCCCGGCTCAGGATGTGGCGCCCGGCACGGCGAGAACCGTCATGCGGCACTGTTCGGCGCCAGTGCAGGCTGCGTGGCAACGCATGCCTCGGATCTCGCCGTGGCGCTCGCAGCGCTCGACACGGAAATCGAGGTCACAAACGCCGTCGGCGAACGACGCCTGGCGCTGCAAGAGCTCTACCCGCTCCCGAGCGCGACCACCGCGCCCGATTCTTCGCTCGCCGCCGGCGACATCATCACCGCCATACGCCTCTCCGACATGTCAAGGTTCGCGCCCCGATCGACTTATCTGAAGATACGGGATCGCGCCTCATTCGAATTCGCTGTGGTCTCCGTCGCGGCCGCCCTGCGGATCGAGGATGGCGTCATCGCCGAGGCGAGACTGGCGGCTGGCGGGGTTGCTCCCTTGCCCTGGCGACTTCGCCCGAGCGAAGCGGCGCTGGTCGGTCGCGCGCCAACAGAGCAGGCGTTCGTCGCGGCCGCCGAATTGGCGATTGAAGGCGCCAGCCCTTTGGAGAAGAACGCGTTCAAGATTCCCCTGCTGCGCAACGCCGTCATTCGCGCCCTGGAAACGGTCGGAGGCCTATCGTGA
- the aroQ gene encoding type II 3-dehydroquinate dehydratase: MSRLVYVLNGPNLNLLGKRQPHIYGHETLADVERDCRALAKELGLELRFHQSNREYELIDWIHEARETAAGIVMNPAAFTHTSVAILDALNTFEGTVIEVHISNVHKREEFRHHSFVSKRADGVIAGFGTQGYLLGLRRVAKLLDEQKE; the protein is encoded by the coding sequence ATGAGTCGCCTTGTCTATGTCCTCAACGGACCAAATCTCAATTTGCTCGGCAAGCGCCAGCCCCACATCTATGGCCACGAGACGCTTGCGGACGTGGAGCGGGATTGCCGGGCGCTGGCCAAGGAGCTTGGCCTGGAGCTTCGCTTCCATCAATCCAACCGGGAATACGAGCTGATCGACTGGATCCACGAGGCGCGCGAGACGGCTGCCGGGATCGTGATGAATCCGGCGGCTTTCACCCACACGTCGGTCGCCATCCTTGATGCCTTGAACACGTTCGAAGGGACCGTGATCGAGGTGCATATTTCCAACGTGCACAAGCGCGAGGAATTCCGCCATCACTCGTTTGTCTCCAAAAGAGCTGATGGGGTCATTGCGGGCTTCGGCACGCAAGGTTATCTGCTCGGCTTGCGTCGTGTGGCCAAGCTGCTTGATGAGCAGAAGGAATAG
- a CDS encoding transporter substrate-binding domain-containing protein codes for MLFSSNRRQFGIALLALAAIVIGGKSQASTLEDVKKKGVVVIGIQGDNPPWGYVDSSGKQDGIDADMGRAFADYLGVKAEFVPLAVANRIPALTTGRVDILFATMAMLPERAKAVQYSKPYVANEITLVAAQATPINSNADMGKFVIGVPRSSTQDTQVTNSAPAGTEIRRFDDDAATIQALLSGQVQAVGANSFYPQRLNAAKPELGFEPKLHFTALYNGACTRLGDKEWNETANKFIDQIKSNGKLASFYAKWMKAPVPVFPEAVAGVPFTVQ; via the coding sequence ATGTTGTTTTCATCTAATCGTCGCCAGTTCGGCATCGCGCTGCTGGCATTGGCGGCTATCGTCATCGGAGGCAAATCGCAGGCGAGCACTCTGGAAGACGTGAAGAAGAAGGGCGTTGTCGTCATCGGCATTCAGGGCGACAATCCTCCCTGGGGCTATGTCGACAGCTCGGGAAAGCAGGATGGCATCGATGCCGATATGGGGCGGGCCTTCGCTGACTATCTCGGCGTGAAGGCCGAGTTCGTACCGCTGGCGGTGGCCAATCGCATTCCGGCGCTGACCACAGGTCGCGTGGACATTCTGTTTGCGACCATGGCCATGCTGCCCGAGCGAGCAAAGGCGGTGCAGTATTCCAAGCCTTACGTCGCCAACGAGATCACGCTTGTCGCTGCCCAGGCGACGCCGATCAACAGCAATGCCGATATGGGCAAATTCGTTATCGGCGTTCCGAGATCCTCCACACAGGATACCCAGGTCACCAATAGTGCTCCCGCGGGCACTGAAATCCGCAGGTTTGATGATGATGCTGCGACGATCCAGGCGCTGCTGTCCGGGCAGGTGCAAGCCGTCGGCGCAAACAGCTTCTACCCGCAGCGTCTGAACGCCGCAAAGCCCGAACTTGGGTTCGAGCCCAAGCTTCACTTCACCGCGCTGTATAACGGGGCCTGCACGCGCCTCGGGGACAAGGAGTGGAACGAGACGGCCAACAAGTTCATCGACCAGATCAAGTCGAACGGCAAGTTGGCCAGCTTCTACGCCAAGTGGATGAAGGCGCCCGTGCCGGTCTTCCCGGAGGCGGTCGCCGGCGTTCCCTTCACAGTTCAGTAG
- a CDS encoding Gfo/Idh/MocA family protein — protein MSAPVRLSVMGAGLIGKRHIEHIFARPEAILSSIVDPMPSARELAVSLKVDWFPSFQDMLSGNRPEGVVIATPNQMHVANGMDCIAARIPALIEKPLADEVVAAQTLVEASERAGVPLLTGHHRRHNPMIQRARAEIDVGRLGQIVSVHGMFWLIKPDDYFDVAWRREKGAGPVFLNLIHDVDLLRYLCGNIVAVQAAQSNRLRRNAVEETAVIILHFASGALGTVNVSDTIQSPWSWEFTAGENPAYSHTQEACYQIGGTRASLAIPQLDLWHHPSKASWWAPIERERLSYEKEDPLGRQIANFCGVIRGTAEPLVSGLEGLKTLRVIDAVKRAAETGDLVSVRNS, from the coding sequence ATGAGTGCACCCGTCCGCCTCTCAGTGATGGGAGCAGGTCTCATCGGCAAGCGACATATCGAGCACATTTTCGCGCGGCCTGAGGCGATACTGTCATCAATCGTCGATCCGATGCCCTCGGCCCGAGAGTTGGCGGTTTCGCTGAAGGTGGATTGGTTTCCGTCCTTTCAGGACATGCTCTCCGGAAATCGGCCGGAAGGGGTGGTTATTGCCACCCCCAACCAGATGCACGTGGCCAACGGCATGGATTGTATCGCAGCTCGCATCCCGGCGCTCATCGAGAAGCCGTTAGCGGATGAAGTCGTCGCTGCTCAGACCCTGGTCGAAGCCTCCGAGCGGGCGGGCGTGCCGCTGCTTACCGGCCATCACCGCCGCCACAACCCGATGATCCAACGCGCCAGGGCGGAGATTGACGTCGGTCGGCTCGGCCAGATCGTGTCGGTGCATGGCATGTTCTGGCTGATCAAGCCGGACGATTATTTTGATGTGGCTTGGCGTCGCGAAAAAGGGGCCGGGCCTGTTTTCCTGAATCTCATCCACGACGTCGACCTGCTGCGGTACCTGTGTGGGAATATCGTCGCGGTGCAAGCCGCTCAATCCAATCGGCTCCGTAGAAATGCGGTCGAAGAGACCGCGGTGATCATCCTGCACTTCGCCTCGGGCGCGCTGGGAACGGTCAATGTCTCCGATACCATCCAGTCGCCTTGGAGCTGGGAATTCACCGCCGGTGAGAATCCAGCCTACAGCCATACGCAGGAGGCGTGTTACCAGATCGGTGGCACGAGGGCATCGCTGGCCATTCCGCAACTCGATCTATGGCATCACCCAAGCAAGGCCAGCTGGTGGGCGCCGATCGAGCGCGAGCGGTTGAGCTACGAGAAGGAAGACCCGCTTGGCCGGCAGATCGCCAACTTCTGTGGGGTTATCCGCGGTACGGCCGAGCCCCTGGTGAGCGGGCTTGAAGGGCTGAAAACCCTCAGAGTGATCGATGCTGTCAAACGCGCGGCGGAGACCGGAGATCTCGTGTCGGTGCGAAATTCGTAA
- a CDS encoding trans-acting enoyl reductase family protein, with protein MADAREYEVIVYGATGYTGRLVAEHLLKTYGAHGNLAWAMAGRSEAKLNEVRGLIGAPGTLPLIVADAAADPTSLQAMVKRTRVILTTVGPYQLYGTPLVAACAAAGTDYVDLAGESHWVAAMIGGHDAAAKQSGARIVFACGFDSIPSDLGVYSVEKRAKEAFGAAAPRVRGRVRRIRGGPSGGTLASGMTTMEAIRRDPSIGALRANPFALTPGFQGPAQPEESVYEDKVTGSWVAPFIMSKTNTKVVHRSNFLMGHPWGQDLQYDELLMLDGPPKDGQSPSVGFEGSALKPGEGPSREEREAGFYDILFIAETADGRTVRTAVKGDMDPGYGSTSKMLGESALCLARDVPRSITPGGCWTTASAMAEPLIKRLEANAGITFTVES; from the coding sequence ATGGCCGATGCGCGTGAGTACGAAGTGATCGTCTACGGAGCCACCGGCTATACGGGCCGACTGGTCGCCGAGCATCTGCTCAAGACCTATGGCGCCCATGGCAACTTGGCCTGGGCCATGGCCGGGCGGAGCGAGGCCAAGCTGAACGAGGTTCGCGGACTGATCGGCGCTCCGGGCACCTTGCCGCTGATCGTCGCTGACGCCGCCGCCGATCCGACCTCGTTGCAGGCGATGGTGAAGCGCACCCGCGTGATCCTCACGACCGTCGGTCCTTATCAGCTTTACGGCACGCCCTTGGTCGCGGCCTGCGCCGCAGCCGGCACCGATTACGTGGACCTCGCCGGCGAGTCCCATTGGGTCGCGGCGATGATCGGCGGGCACGATGCTGCGGCAAAGCAGTCGGGAGCGCGAATCGTCTTTGCGTGCGGCTTCGACTCCATTCCGTCCGACCTTGGAGTCTACTCGGTGGAAAAGCGGGCCAAGGAAGCCTTTGGCGCAGCTGCGCCGCGGGTGCGTGGCCGGGTGCGGCGCATACGTGGAGGTCCGTCCGGCGGCACTCTCGCCAGCGGCATGACCACAATGGAAGCGATCAGAAGGGATCCGTCGATTGGCGCCCTACGAGCCAATCCCTTCGCGCTGACGCCGGGCTTTCAGGGACCGGCCCAGCCGGAAGAGAGCGTCTACGAGGACAAGGTCACCGGCTCCTGGGTGGCCCCCTTCATCATGTCGAAGACAAATACCAAGGTGGTCCATCGCTCCAACTTCCTGATGGGCCATCCCTGGGGGCAAGACCTGCAGTATGACGAACTGCTCATGCTCGACGGACCGCCCAAGGACGGCCAATCGCCCAGCGTCGGTTTCGAGGGAAGCGCCCTCAAGCCTGGCGAGGGCCCCAGTAGGGAGGAGCGCGAGGCCGGGTTCTACGACATCCTGTTTATCGCCGAGACGGCCGATGGGCGCACAGTGCGCACGGCGGTCAAGGGCGACATGGACCCGGGCTACGGCTCGACGTCGAAGATGCTCGGCGAGAGCGCGCTTTGCCTCGCTCGCGACGTGCCTCGCTCGATCACCCCAGGCGGCTGCTGGACGACCGCATCGGCCATGGCCGAGCCGCTGATCAAGCGCCTTGAGGCCAACGCAGGCATCACCTTCACCGTGGAGAGCTGA
- a CDS encoding xanthine dehydrogenase family protein molybdopterin-binding subunit: MNTGSFERYEGVLKVTGQARYEGEIAPEGMLHAALVESSLASGELQGLDASQAAALPGFATIVTHADGASLQPSAASALIREKAIHFHGQPVALVAAATLAEAREAARAVQVSITAGPAVTDMDQALNSAYAPATVGRFPAASRRGNSSDALGQAELVVRNRYATAVNNHHPMEPHVVVCWWEDGKAVVHTSTQAVFGTRAVIAQAFDMQAADIRVLSRFLGGGFGCKGQLWWPWMLWAMLASRKAGRPVRLELSRAQMFTLVGRRQQTTQDLALGFVDGRLTAIEHDAVAQTSTHAEFSDSTAVYTRFLYACPNVSTRHQLVRTNEPQPVPMRAPGTAPGTFALESAMDEAAELLGIDPLELRVRNFANHDQETGRPWSSNSLLECYRIGAERFGWANRHARSAAKRDRWKIGFGMATTLYPAIRQACRARVSLSRDGSLLVQCGTQDMGSGTYTALAQIAADALGVPMEKVTVELGDTFLPDGPFSGGSQVTASIFPAVEAATSKLRAALASAAIANPASPLSGKSPDDLEFRGEMIGSRSSNAGERLIDVLARAAPDGLEAEGESAATDHKNLAATGMGYGAIFVEIGVDPGLGEVRVRRVCGAFAAGRIVNPLLARSQYIGGLIGGIGMALHEQTVTDRGTGCILGKSFTDYLIPVHADMPEFDVAMIEEDDPHLPGGVKGIGMLGTAGIQAAIANAVHDAIGKRVRSLPIRIEDCLV, from the coding sequence GTGAATACCGGATCGTTCGAGCGCTACGAAGGCGTCCTCAAGGTCACCGGCCAGGCCCGCTACGAAGGCGAGATCGCCCCCGAAGGCATGCTGCATGCAGCGCTGGTCGAATCGTCTCTCGCCAGCGGCGAATTGCAGGGCCTTGATGCGTCGCAGGCCGCAGCGCTTCCGGGATTCGCAACAATCGTCACACACGCAGATGGCGCCTCGCTCCAGCCATCGGCGGCAAGTGCTTTGATCCGTGAAAAGGCCATCCATTTTCACGGCCAGCCCGTGGCGCTCGTCGCGGCAGCCACCTTGGCGGAGGCGCGTGAAGCGGCGCGCGCCGTTCAGGTGTCGATCACGGCAGGGCCTGCGGTGACGGATATGGACCAGGCCTTGAACTCGGCCTATGCGCCCGCAACCGTCGGGCGATTTCCGGCCGCGAGCCGCCGCGGCAATTCCTCCGACGCGTTAGGTCAGGCCGAGCTTGTCGTTCGAAACCGCTACGCCACGGCCGTCAACAACCATCATCCGATGGAACCTCACGTCGTCGTATGCTGGTGGGAAGACGGTAAAGCCGTGGTCCACACGTCGACCCAAGCTGTCTTCGGCACACGCGCGGTCATCGCCCAGGCGTTCGACATGCAAGCCGCCGACATTCGCGTGCTGTCGCGATTTCTGGGTGGCGGGTTCGGGTGCAAGGGGCAGCTCTGGTGGCCATGGATGCTCTGGGCGATGCTGGCATCGCGAAAAGCGGGTCGTCCGGTGCGGCTCGAACTCTCCCGCGCCCAAATGTTCACCCTGGTTGGGCGGCGGCAACAGACAACACAGGATCTCGCTCTCGGTTTCGTCGATGGCCGTCTGACGGCGATCGAGCATGATGCTGTCGCTCAAACCTCCACCCACGCCGAGTTTTCGGACTCGACCGCCGTCTATACCCGGTTTCTTTACGCCTGCCCCAACGTGAGCACGCGCCACCAGCTCGTCCGCACCAATGAGCCCCAGCCGGTGCCGATGCGCGCGCCAGGGACGGCGCCGGGCACGTTTGCGCTGGAATCGGCCATGGACGAAGCGGCGGAGCTTCTCGGGATCGATCCGCTCGAATTGCGCGTGCGCAATTTTGCCAATCACGATCAGGAGACCGGCCGGCCCTGGAGCAGCAACAGCCTTCTCGAATGTTATCGTATCGGTGCGGAGCGCTTTGGCTGGGCAAATCGCCACGCTCGGTCGGCAGCCAAGCGCGATCGCTGGAAAATCGGCTTCGGCATGGCAACCACGCTCTATCCGGCGATCCGCCAGGCGTGCCGCGCACGTGTGTCGTTGAGCCGTGACGGATCGCTCCTGGTCCAATGCGGCACTCAGGACATGGGGTCTGGCACTTACACAGCGCTCGCCCAGATTGCGGCCGACGCACTCGGTGTGCCCATGGAAAAAGTGACCGTCGAGCTCGGCGACACTTTTTTGCCGGATGGACCTTTTTCCGGCGGCTCGCAGGTCACGGCAAGCATATTTCCCGCGGTCGAGGCCGCCACATCGAAATTGCGCGCAGCATTGGCGAGCGCCGCTATTGCCAACCCGGCCTCGCCCCTCAGCGGCAAGTCGCCTGATGATCTCGAGTTCAGAGGCGAAATGATCGGCAGTCGCTCAAGCAACGCCGGCGAAAGGCTGATCGACGTGCTCGCACGCGCGGCGCCGGACGGCCTCGAGGCGGAGGGCGAAAGCGCCGCGACCGATCACAAGAATCTTGCGGCCACCGGGATGGGATATGGCGCGATCTTTGTCGAGATTGGCGTCGACCCCGGCCTTGGTGAGGTGCGCGTGCGGCGCGTCTGCGGCGCTTTCGCCGCCGGGCGTATCGTCAATCCGTTGTTGGCCAGGAGCCAATACATCGGCGGACTGATCGGTGGCATCGGCATGGCGCTGCATGAGCAAACGGTGACCGATCGGGGCACGGGCTGCATCCTTGGCAAGTCCTTCACGGACTATCTCATCCCCGTTCATGCCGACATGCCCGAATTCGACGTCGCCATGATCGAGGAGGATGATCCGCATCTTCCCGGTGGCGTGAAAGGCATCGGCATGTTGGGCACCGCGGGTATCCAGGCAGCGATCGCCAACGCCGTCCATGACGCAATCGGCAAGCGCGTTCGCAGCCTGCCAATCCGGATTGAAGACTGTCTGGTGTAG
- a CDS encoding amino acid ABC transporter permease has protein sequence MTPHFGLPEFGFLLRGLQWTVLLTLVAFVGGCTAGLAVALLRTSGHRSVEWITRIYIGIFQGTPLLLQLFVVYYGLALTGLKLDAFVAVAIGFTVNASAFLGEIWRGAIQAVPRGQIEAAMALGLHYSSRMRDIVLPQAIRISLPATIGYLVQLIKGTSLAAIVGFIELARAGQIVSNQTFQPLLVFGVVGAMYFILCWPLSWWGSRMEARLALASQR, from the coding sequence ATGACACCGCATTTTGGCCTTCCCGAGTTCGGTTTTCTGTTGCGCGGGCTGCAATGGACGGTGCTGCTGACGCTAGTCGCGTTTGTCGGTGGCTGCACGGCTGGGCTGGCGGTTGCATTGCTGCGCACCTCTGGTCACAGGAGCGTGGAATGGATCACCCGCATCTACATCGGGATATTCCAAGGCACGCCGCTGCTGCTGCAGCTTTTCGTCGTGTACTACGGATTGGCGCTAACCGGGCTGAAGCTCGACGCGTTCGTCGCGGTGGCGATCGGCTTCACCGTGAATGCCTCCGCGTTCCTCGGTGAGATCTGGCGCGGAGCGATCCAGGCCGTGCCGCGTGGCCAGATCGAAGCGGCGATGGCGCTTGGATTGCACTATTCGTCCCGCATGCGCGACATCGTGCTGCCGCAGGCAATCCGCATCTCGCTGCCCGCAACCATCGGATATCTCGTGCAGCTCATCAAGGGCACGTCGCTCGCCGCGATCGTCGGCTTCATCGAACTCGCCCGCGCCGGTCAAATCGTATCGAACCAAACCTTCCAGCCGTTGCTCGTCTTCGGCGTGGTCGGCGCGATGTATTTCATCCTCTGCTGGCCACTTTCGTGGTGGGGCAGCCGGATGGAGGCCAGGCTCGCTCTGGCCAGTCAAAGGTAG
- a CDS encoding carboxymuconolactone decarboxylase family protein, whose protein sequence is MPPHSTQADPFTPRLTTPRLEPLAPEDRNEAQRAMLAKRADYNIYKTLAHHLEFVRAFGAIGGFTFQGSSLPPREREIIMLRMGWLCQAEYEWSQHARIAKSSAGLTDGDLHRIAEGPAAPGWSDFEASLLRMVDELRHDAMISDVTWPALHAQYSDQRIMEALFTAAQYQLVSMMLNSLGIQLDPGLQDRLPRDLPLPAPAARPTAQRLVTPRIKALTEAEMTPEQRDLVKPQARNGAVPNLYATMANHPKLYGPRLALGRYLQRGSLLPPKARELLILRTAWNIRAEYEWSHHVEAAKAAGFTDTDVARIVAGPSASGWSEEHAALLRAADELRREAFISDATWQTLLRHYDMKQMIDIVGTVGGYTMTGLAINSFGIQAEPGYPAMPKD, encoded by the coding sequence ATGCCGCCGCACAGCACGCAAGCAGACCCGTTTACGCCCCGCCTCACGACGCCCCGTCTCGAACCGCTTGCGCCCGAGGATCGCAATGAAGCGCAGCGGGCGATGCTCGCCAAGCGCGCCGACTACAACATCTACAAGACGCTCGCGCATCACCTCGAGTTCGTCCGCGCGTTTGGGGCGATCGGCGGATTCACGTTCCAGGGCTCCAGCCTGCCGCCGCGCGAGCGCGAGATCATCATGTTGCGGATGGGCTGGCTATGCCAGGCCGAGTACGAGTGGTCGCAACACGCGCGCATCGCGAAGTCCAGCGCGGGCTTGACCGATGGGGACCTGCACCGGATCGCCGAAGGGCCGGCCGCGCCAGGCTGGAGCGACTTCGAAGCTTCGCTCCTGCGCATGGTCGACGAGCTGCGTCATGACGCCATGATCAGCGACGTAACCTGGCCGGCACTGCACGCCCAATATTCCGATCAGCGGATCATGGAGGCGCTGTTCACCGCCGCGCAATACCAGCTCGTGTCGATGATGCTGAACAGCCTCGGCATACAGCTGGATCCCGGATTGCAGGATCGCCTGCCGCGCGATCTGCCGCTTCCCGCGCCCGCCGCGCGGCCGACGGCACAGCGTCTGGTGACGCCACGCATCAAGGCGCTGACGGAAGCCGAAATGACGCCGGAACAGCGCGATCTCGTGAAGCCGCAAGCTCGCAACGGCGCGGTGCCGAATCTCTACGCGACGATGGCGAACCATCCGAAGCTTTACGGCCCGCGCCTGGCGTTGGGCCGCTACCTGCAGCGCGGCTCACTCCTGCCTCCGAAGGCGCGCGAACTGCTGATCCTGCGCACCGCCTGGAACATTCGCGCGGAATACGAATGGTCCCATCACGTTGAAGCCGCAAAAGCTGCCGGCTTCACCGACACAGATGTGGCACGAATCGTCGCCGGCCCATCGGCAAGCGGCTGGAGCGAGGAACATGCGGCGCTGCTGCGCGCGGCCGACGAACTGCGTCGCGAGGCTTTCATATCGGATGCCACATGGCAGACGCTGCTCAGACACTACGACATGAAGCAGATGATCGACATCGTCGGCACCGTGGGTGGCTACACGATGACAGGCCTCGCGATCAACAGTTTTGGCATCCAGGCGGAGCCGGGCTACCCGGCGATGCCGAAAGACTGA
- a CDS encoding amino acid ABC transporter ATP-binding protein: MQDNILIEMKGVQKWYGGYQALRDVDLTVRKGEKIVLCGPSGSGKSTLIRCINRLEAIQQGSIVVNGHRLDDSIKAIDVVRQDVGMVFQSFNLFPHMTVLQNCMLAPIRARRIGKPEAEAIARKYLERVRIGDQAEKYPAQLSGGQQQRVAIARALCMQPKVMLFDEPTSALDPEMVKEVLDTMIGLANDGMTMICVTHEMGFARQVADRVIFMAEGQIIEEGAPDAFFRNPQHARTRQFLGEILAHH; the protein is encoded by the coding sequence ATGCAGGACAATATCCTGATCGAAATGAAGGGCGTGCAGAAGTGGTACGGCGGGTACCAGGCTCTCCGCGACGTCGATCTCACCGTGCGCAAGGGCGAGAAGATCGTGCTCTGCGGTCCGTCCGGCTCGGGCAAGTCAACGCTGATCCGCTGCATCAACCGTCTCGAGGCGATCCAGCAGGGCAGCATCGTGGTGAACGGTCATCGGCTGGACGACAGCATCAAGGCCATCGATGTCGTACGTCAGGACGTCGGCATGGTCTTTCAGAGCTTCAATCTCTTTCCGCATATGACGGTCTTGCAGAACTGCATGCTCGCGCCCATCCGCGCGCGCCGCATCGGCAAGCCCGAGGCGGAGGCGATTGCGCGAAAATACCTCGAGCGCGTGCGCATCGGTGACCAGGCTGAGAAGTATCCGGCTCAGCTTTCGGGCGGTCAGCAACAACGCGTCGCGATCGCGCGTGCGCTCTGCATGCAGCCCAAGGTCATGCTGTTTGACGAACCGACCTCGGCACTCGATCCTGAGATGGTCAAGGAGGTGCTCGATACGATGATCGGCCTTGCCAACGACGGCATGACCATGATTTGCGTCACCCACGAGATGGGCTTTGCCCGCCAGGTTGCCGATCGCGTCATCTTCATGGCCGAAGGCCAGATCATCGAAGAAGGCGCGCCCGACGCATTCTTCCGCAATCCCCAACACGCCCGCACCAGGCAGTTCCTCGGCGAGATCCTTGCCCATCATTGA